Proteins co-encoded in one Gemmatimonadota bacterium genomic window:
- a CDS encoding amidohydrolase family protein → MRGIPTFAALFIAGAMAIALAPETALAQGGRGGTSIQPGEQCPPGMTEWRPLMCRAPEFEAPSILDYRPRSTLVVEENPVPRARYPVVDVHGHAQGLANPGTIEEMVVSLDELNIGLYISADNLSGERLRITLDAIAASDHRDRFRVLAGLDLQGVGAPGWEERAVAQLEADIAAGAIGVGEVPKSFGLTTLKADGSRLAVDDPGLDPLWETLARLDVPAFIHTAEPQEFFQPIGFENERWLELALFADRRNYDPDGVTFDQLMEERDNVFRRHPETTFIAAHFGWHTNDLGRAAQMLDEFPNVMVEMGAVLYDLGRQPRAVRDFFTRYQDRILFGKDSWQPSEYPYYWRVLETADEYFDYYRDYHAFWKLYGADLPDDVLRKVYYENALRIFPSLPRAAFPQ, encoded by the coding sequence ATGCGCGGCATCCCAACTTTCGCCGCCTTATTCATCGCCGGCGCCATGGCGATCGCGCTCGCGCCGGAAACGGCGCTCGCGCAGGGGGGGCGCGGCGGAACGTCGATTCAACCGGGTGAGCAATGCCCTCCCGGAATGACCGAGTGGCGGCCCCTGATGTGCCGCGCGCCCGAGTTCGAGGCGCCGAGCATCCTGGACTACCGCCCGCGCTCCACGCTGGTCGTGGAGGAGAATCCCGTGCCGCGCGCGCGGTATCCCGTGGTGGACGTTCACGGGCACGCCCAGGGGCTCGCCAACCCGGGCACGATCGAGGAGATGGTCGTTTCGCTCGACGAGCTGAACATCGGCCTCTACATCTCCGCGGATAACCTTTCGGGAGAGAGGCTTCGAATCACCCTCGACGCGATTGCCGCGAGCGACCACCGCGACCGCTTCCGCGTCCTCGCCGGACTGGACCTCCAGGGTGTCGGTGCCCCCGGGTGGGAAGAGCGCGCCGTCGCGCAGCTCGAGGCGGACATCGCGGCGGGCGCGATCGGCGTGGGTGAAGTTCCGAAGAGCTTCGGCCTCACCACCCTCAAGGCCGACGGATCGCGGCTCGCGGTGGACGACCCCGGCCTCGATCCACTATGGGAGACGCTCGCCCGGCTGGATGTGCCGGCCTTCATCCACACGGCCGAGCCGCAGGAATTCTTCCAGCCGATCGGCTTCGAAAACGAGCGCTGGCTCGAGCTCGCGCTCTTCGCGGACCGGCGGAATTACGACCCGGACGGCGTCACCTTCGACCAGCTCATGGAGGAGCGCGACAACGTCTTCCGCCGCCACCCCGAGACCACCTTCATCGCGGCCCATTTCGGTTGGCACACGAACGATCTCGGCCGCGCGGCCCAGATGCTCGATGAGTTCCCGAACGTGATGGTGGAAATGGGAGCGGTTCTTTACGACTTGGGCCGCCAACCCAGGGCGGTTCGCGACTTCTTCACCCGCTACCAGGACCGGATCCTCTTCGGGAAGGACTCCTGGCAGCCGAGCGAGTATCCTTATTACTGGCGCGTGTTGGAGACCGCGGACGAGTACTTCGACTACTACCGCGACTACCACGCCTTCTGGAAGCTCTATGGGGCGGACCTCCCCGATGATGTGCTCAGGAAGGTCTATTACGAAAACGCGCTCCGGATCTTCCCCAGCCTTCCGCGGGCCGCCTTCCCGCAGTAA
- a CDS encoding MoxR family ATPase translates to MTAPPRTAGRQLLQDVSDAVHLRVVGQDETVEGLMIALLTGGHLLLEGLPGLAKTLLVRSLAGALNTTFRRIQFTPDLLPGDVVGTPVYHQGSGEFRVYKGPIFAHVVLADEVNRAPPKVQSALLEAMEEEQVTIDGITYPLPSPFLVLATQNPIEQQGTYPLAEAQLDRFMMKLKIGYPRREEEKEILRRVALHDRNGAAPLPEGSVGETDILAARDELAKVHVDQRIQDYVVELAFATREPETVGLGDFSKLVEFGISPRASIFLTRAARARAYLHGRDFVLPDDVKAMALPVLRHRFRTTYEADSRGIDADTLIGRVLGAVPPP, encoded by the coding sequence GTGACCGCACCTCCCCGCACCGCTGGACGACAACTCCTCCAGGACGTTTCCGACGCCGTTCACCTGCGGGTGGTCGGCCAGGACGAAACCGTCGAGGGGCTGATGATCGCGCTTCTGACCGGGGGACACCTTCTTCTGGAAGGACTTCCGGGGTTGGCAAAAACTCTTCTCGTGCGGTCCCTCGCCGGCGCCCTGAACACGACCTTCCGCCGCATTCAGTTCACACCGGACCTCCTTCCCGGCGACGTCGTCGGGACGCCGGTTTATCACCAGGGGAGCGGGGAGTTCCGGGTGTACAAGGGGCCCATCTTTGCGCACGTCGTGCTCGCGGACGAGGTGAATCGGGCTCCTCCGAAAGTCCAGTCGGCGCTCCTCGAAGCGATGGAGGAGGAGCAGGTCACGATCGACGGGATCACCTACCCGCTTCCTTCGCCCTTCCTCGTCCTCGCCACGCAGAACCCGATCGAGCAGCAGGGGACCTATCCCCTCGCCGAGGCGCAGCTCGACCGCTTCATGATGAAGCTGAAGATCGGTTATCCGCGGAGGGAGGAAGAGAAGGAGATCTTGCGGCGCGTCGCACTTCACGACCGGAATGGTGCGGCGCCCCTCCCGGAGGGGTCGGTGGGGGAGACGGACATCCTCGCCGCGCGAGACGAGCTCGCGAAGGTGCATGTGGATCAGCGGATCCAGGACTACGTCGTCGAGCTGGCCTTCGCGACCCGTGAGCCGGAGACGGTGGGACTTGGCGATTTCTCGAAACTCGTCGAGTTCGGGATCTCGCCCCGGGCCTCGATTTTCCTCACCCGCGCCGCCCGCGCCCGCGCCTATCTTCACGGGCGGGACTTCGTCCTCCCCGACGACGTGAAGGCCATGGCGCTTCCCGTGCTCCGCCACCGGTTCCGAACGACGTATGAAGCGGATTCCCGAGGCATTGACGCGGACACCCTGATCGGGCGTGTGCTCGGCGCCGTCCCTCCCCCCTGA
- a CDS encoding aldo/keto reductase, which yields MEYVNLGRTGLVVSRLCLGMMSYGDPKWRSWVLPPDEARPFVKRAVEAGITFFDTADMYSMGASEEVTGKLLKEFTRRDEVVLATKFFFPMRELPNRGGLGRKHVLHAIEDALRRLDVDYVDLLQIHRWDYNTPIEETMEALHDVVKAGYARFIGASSMYAWQFSKALHTANLRGTTPFVSMQNHYNLLYREEEREMIPLCRSEGIGLLPWSPLARGYLTRPTGEKTSTARGEVDDYAVKLYSYPEADRIIGAVGEVASERGLTRAQAALAWLLAKPGITAPIIGATKIKHLEDALGALEVKLAPAEIERLEAHYVPRPVLGHGYR from the coding sequence ATGGAGTACGTGAACCTCGGCCGCACCGGCCTCGTCGTTTCGCGCCTCTGCCTGGGAATGATGAGTTACGGAGACCCGAAGTGGCGAAGCTGGGTCCTCCCGCCCGACGAGGCACGCCCCTTCGTGAAGCGCGCGGTCGAGGCCGGCATCACTTTCTTCGATACGGCCGACATGTACTCCATGGGCGCGAGCGAAGAGGTGACGGGAAAGCTCCTCAAGGAGTTCACGCGCCGCGACGAGGTCGTCCTCGCCACGAAGTTCTTTTTTCCGATGAGAGAGCTCCCGAACCGGGGCGGGCTCGGCCGCAAACACGTCCTTCATGCCATCGAAGACGCGCTCCGGCGCCTCGACGTGGACTATGTGGATCTCCTGCAGATCCACCGGTGGGACTACAACACACCGATCGAAGAGACGATGGAGGCGCTCCACGACGTGGTGAAGGCGGGGTACGCCCGCTTCATCGGAGCGAGCAGCATGTACGCCTGGCAGTTCTCGAAAGCGCTCCACACGGCGAACCTCCGCGGGACCACGCCCTTCGTGAGCATGCAGAACCACTACAACCTCCTCTACCGGGAGGAGGAGCGCGAGATGATCCCACTCTGCCGGTCCGAGGGGATTGGACTACTCCCCTGGAGTCCGCTCGCGCGCGGGTACCTGACGCGACCCACGGGAGAGAAGACCTCCACGGCGCGTGGCGAGGTGGACGACTACGCGGTCAAGCTCTATTCGTATCCCGAGGCCGACCGGATCATCGGTGCGGTCGGGGAAGTCGCTTCGGAACGGGGCCTCACGCGGGCGCAGGCCGCCCTCGCCTGGCTGCTTGCGAAACCCGGGATCACGGCCCCCATCATAGGCGCGACGAAGATAAAGCATCTCGAAGACGCCCTGGGTGCGCTCGAGGTGAAGCTCGCGCCCGCCGAGATCGAACGGCTGGAGGCCCACTACGTGCCAAGGCCGGTGCTGGGACACGGCTACCGATAG
- a CDS encoding VWA domain-containing protein: MIADFMEGLRAFVGAVATSAPGSLEFESPGVLFFLLVLPVWWILLWPRAGHGLVFAQADTAARLGGRFGVGRGALLVLPRILRAGAFAALLLALADPHGVESYTEVSVAGRGIALAVDLSSSMLARDMEGGASRIEVARDAAVRFAESRPLDEQTLVGFAAQSVTRVPPTMDPHLITAGVESLDVQLVRDGTDISGAVLTAAARLLDSEREPRVVVLLTDGAHNGVRVPPLTAARALAALDIRVHSISLQGPESQLSALLSAGRPGGVAGRIALEMRTVLEGIAEITGGRYFHASSGESLDSIYREIDRMEAPVQEVTEFELRFPLRGWLFGMTLLLLGTEALLRGSRWGVIP, from the coding sequence ATGATCGCCGATTTCATGGAGGGCCTGCGCGCTTTCGTTGGGGCGGTCGCGACCTCCGCTCCCGGCTCTCTCGAGTTCGAATCTCCGGGGGTTCTCTTTTTTCTCCTCGTCCTCCCGGTCTGGTGGATCCTCCTCTGGCCGCGCGCCGGCCACGGGCTCGTGTTCGCGCAAGCGGACACCGCCGCCCGTCTGGGCGGACGGTTCGGGGTCGGGCGAGGCGCACTTCTCGTACTTCCGCGCATTCTTCGGGCCGGGGCCTTCGCCGCTCTCCTCCTGGCTCTCGCCGATCCGCACGGCGTGGAGAGCTACACGGAGGTCTCGGTCGCGGGGCGGGGAATCGCGCTTGCCGTGGATCTCTCCAGCTCCATGCTCGCCCGGGACATGGAGGGAGGGGCGAGCCGGATCGAGGTCGCGCGGGACGCGGCGGTACGCTTCGCTGAGAGCCGCCCTCTCGACGAGCAGACGCTCGTCGGATTCGCCGCGCAGTCAGTCACTCGCGTGCCTCCGACCATGGATCCCCACCTCATCACGGCCGGAGTCGAATCGCTCGACGTCCAGCTCGTGCGCGACGGAACCGATATCTCCGGGGCCGTGCTCACCGCCGCGGCTCGCCTCCTCGACTCGGAGCGGGAGCCGCGAGTGGTCGTTCTTCTTACGGACGGGGCGCACAACGGGGTCAGGGTTCCCCCGCTCACGGCGGCGCGCGCGCTGGCGGCGCTGGACATCAGGGTCCATTCGATCAGTCTTCAGGGACCGGAGAGCCAACTCTCGGCTCTCCTTTCGGCCGGAAGACCCGGGGGGGTCGCCGGACGAATCGCGCTGGAGATGAGGACGGTGCTCGAGGGGATCGCCGAGATCACCGGCGGGCGGTACTTCCATGCATCCAGCGGAGAATCGCTCGACTCCATCTACCGCGAAATCGACCGGATGGAGGCGCCCGTCCAGGAGGTGACCGAGTTCGAGCTTCGATTTCCGCTCCGAGGGTGGCTTTTCGGTATGACCCTTCTCCTTCTCGGTACCGAGGCGCTGCTGCGCGGATCCCGCTGGGGGGTCATTCCATGA
- a CDS encoding 2-oxoglutarate dehydrogenase E1 component has protein sequence MANTLDALLSSVNGGFVAEQYERFLEDPWSVQGDWRTLFTELTERDPALRARAGGGVSPEAVRRASSFSVRARILIRCFRMLGHLEADLDPLKIRKPEPHKDLDYRTYGFTEGDLDTPIFIDRYASLAGLETATLREILDVLRQSYCSTIGVEYMHIQEIEERAWIQQHVEQADWRSRLTPEARRQIYLELAHAEGFESYLHVKYPGTKRFGLDGGESTIPCLEQLLRTMSSLGVEEVGIGMPHRGRLNVLARTLGKSYQAILAEFQGNPAQPESVLGSGDVKYHLGASADRDIEGRPMHLSLAANPSHLEAVNPVVLGKVRAKQAQRGDEARERVVALLIHGDAAFAGQGVVPESIDLSQLRGYRTGGTIHVIVNNQIGFTTSPVASRSTPYATDVAKGLNAPIFHVNGDDPDAVNRVADLAARFRQRFKRDVVIDLFCYRRHGHNEADEPMFTQPIMYRAIAEHPTTRQIYGERLVQEGVLTAEELQSISDTFRAHLNAEFEGAARYRPGKADWMEGQWEGLTRLVGEEEKHDDPTAVELDIIREVGLAISRVPEGVNTNPKLVRQLDHRRKMIQSGSGIDWSTAEALALGTLLIEGTPVRLSGQDTCRGTFSQRHAAIVDQEDERRYYPLSNIAPGKQAPFEVMDSPLSEFAVLGFEYGYSLADPHTLVAWEAQFGDFANNAQAIFDQFISSGETKWLRMSGLVVLLPHGFEGQGPEHSSARLERFLQQCAQENMQVVNCTTPANYFHALRRQMRRNFRKPLVVMAPKSLLRHKLVVSKLTDLGPGTGFRRVIGETESIADGEGVRRVVLCSGKVYYDLLDRRRALGLDDVAVVRVEQFYPWPRDGVHRELSKYPRAEIVWCQEEPANMGGWHFVMRRIEYILEDEDEGRREMRRPIFAGRPAAASPATGHLKVHQLEQELLVEQALTWKTDDLRQPFMRLPEE, from the coding sequence ATGGCAAACACTCTCGACGCCCTCCTTTCGAGCGTCAACGGCGGCTTCGTCGCCGAGCAATACGAGCGATTCCTCGAAGACCCGTGGAGCGTACAGGGCGACTGGCGCACCCTCTTCACCGAATTGACCGAGCGGGATCCCGCGCTCCGGGCCCGGGCGGGCGGCGGGGTCTCCCCCGAGGCGGTCCGGCGCGCCTCCTCCTTTTCCGTCCGCGCCCGCATCCTGATCCGGTGCTTCCGGATGCTCGGACATCTGGAAGCTGACCTCGATCCCCTAAAGATCCGTAAGCCTGAGCCCCACAAGGACCTGGACTATCGGACCTACGGTTTCACGGAAGGGGACCTCGATACCCCGATCTTCATTGACCGATACGCGAGCCTGGCGGGCCTCGAAACGGCGACCCTCCGCGAGATCCTCGATGTCCTCCGCCAATCCTACTGTTCGACGATCGGCGTGGAGTACATGCACATCCAGGAGATCGAGGAACGCGCCTGGATCCAACAGCATGTCGAACAAGCAGATTGGCGGTCCCGCCTCACACCGGAGGCGAGGCGGCAGATCTACCTGGAGCTGGCGCATGCCGAAGGATTCGAGAGTTACCTCCATGTGAAATATCCGGGGACAAAGCGCTTCGGTCTCGACGGTGGGGAGAGCACGATCCCCTGCCTCGAACAGCTCCTCAGGACGATGTCCTCCCTCGGCGTCGAAGAGGTCGGGATCGGGATGCCCCACCGCGGGCGGCTGAACGTACTCGCGCGCACGCTCGGGAAATCCTACCAGGCGATCCTCGCCGAATTCCAGGGGAACCCCGCTCAGCCCGAGTCCGTCCTCGGCTCCGGCGACGTGAAGTACCACCTCGGGGCGTCGGCCGATCGCGACATCGAGGGGCGACCGATGCACCTCTCCCTCGCGGCGAACCCCTCCCACCTCGAGGCGGTCAATCCGGTCGTCCTCGGAAAGGTGCGGGCGAAGCAAGCGCAGAGGGGAGACGAAGCCAGGGAGCGGGTCGTTGCGCTCCTCATCCATGGTGACGCCGCCTTCGCGGGCCAGGGAGTCGTTCCCGAGTCCATCGACCTTTCTCAGCTGCGCGGATATCGAACCGGCGGGACGATCCATGTCATCGTGAACAACCAGATCGGCTTCACGACGAGTCCCGTCGCCTCGCGCTCGACCCCGTACGCGACCGACGTGGCGAAGGGGCTGAACGCTCCGATCTTCCATGTGAACGGTGACGACCCCGACGCGGTGAACCGGGTCGCCGACCTCGCGGCCCGCTTCCGCCAACGCTTCAAGCGGGACGTCGTGATTGACCTCTTTTGTTACCGGCGCCACGGCCATAACGAGGCCGATGAACCGATGTTCACCCAACCGATCATGTACCGGGCGATCGCGGAGCATCCCACGACTCGCCAGATCTACGGTGAACGCCTAGTGCAGGAGGGGGTCCTCACGGCCGAAGAGCTCCAGTCGATCTCCGACACGTTTCGTGCCCACCTCAACGCGGAGTTCGAAGGCGCGGCCAGGTATCGCCCCGGCAAAGCGGATTGGATGGAGGGGCAGTGGGAAGGGCTCACCCGCCTCGTCGGGGAAGAGGAAAAGCACGACGACCCGACGGCCGTGGAGCTCGACATCATCCGGGAAGTCGGTCTCGCGATCTCCCGCGTCCCGGAGGGGGTCAACACGAATCCCAAGCTCGTCCGCCAACTCGATCATCGGAGGAAGATGATCCAGTCCGGGAGCGGGATAGATTGGTCGACGGCCGAGGCACTCGCCCTCGGCACCCTTCTCATCGAAGGCACGCCGGTGCGTCTCTCCGGGCAGGACACCTGTCGCGGGACCTTCTCCCAGCGGCACGCGGCAATCGTGGACCAGGAGGATGAGCGGCGGTATTACCCCCTGTCGAACATCGCGCCCGGAAAGCAGGCCCCCTTCGAGGTGATGGATTCCCCTCTCTCCGAATTTGCGGTCCTCGGCTTCGAATACGGGTACTCACTCGCAGATCCACACACGCTCGTTGCGTGGGAAGCCCAGTTCGGAGACTTCGCGAACAACGCGCAGGCGATTTTCGACCAGTTCATCTCCTCAGGGGAGACGAAGTGGCTCCGTATGTCGGGGCTCGTCGTCCTCCTCCCCCACGGCTTCGAGGGGCAGGGCCCCGAGCACTCGTCGGCGCGGCTCGAGCGATTTCTCCAGCAGTGCGCGCAGGAAAACATGCAGGTCGTAAACTGCACGACCCCGGCGAACTATTTCCACGCGCTCCGCCGGCAGATGCGGCGAAACTTTCGGAAGCCCCTCGTCGTGATGGCCCCGAAGTCGCTGCTCCGCCACAAGCTCGTGGTTTCGAAGCTCACAGACTTGGGTCCGGGTACCGGATTTCGGCGGGTCATCGGGGAAACGGAATCCATCGCGGACGGGGAAGGCGTGCGCCGCGTCGTCCTCTGCTCCGGAAAGGTCTATTACGATCTCCTCGACCGGCGGCGAGCCCTCGGGCTCGACGACGTCGCGGTCGTCCGCGTCGAGCAGTTTTATCCCTGGCCCCGTGACGGCGTGCACCGCGAGCTCTCCAAGTACCCTCGCGCGGAGATCGTCTGGTGCCAGGAAGAGCCGGCGAACATGGGCGGATGGCACTTCGTCATGCGAAGAATCGAATACATCCTCGAAGACGAAGACGAAGGCCGCCGCGAGATGCGGCGACCGATCTTTGCGGGACGCCCCGCGGCGGCCTCCCCCGCGACGGGGCACCTGAAGGTGCACCAACTCGAGCAGGAACTCCTGGTGGAGCAGGCGCTCACCTGGAAGACCGACGACCTGCGCCAGCCCTTCATGCGACTCCCGGAGGAGTGA
- a CDS encoding VWA domain-containing protein: MIFASPIFLQIGAGIVVLVVLGLVSYARRRRKLGDFLGGRRAGVRLVASDLNRVPWARIILLVLAAGGTALAAAEPRWVVPEPDAVEPAPIRETIVAIDVSASMQAADGAAESSRLAGAVGMTETLLDLLPDHRVGLLLFAGQGYPLAPPTEDHEALRYLLSGVVPTIASAHDPGTLHSIAIAEAEALFGSADGLATDRAIVVIGDGEAGETEGAALAAVRATAERGVRIHAVGVGTVEGAGVVMPAAPYQLGGVVVDENRRPVVSRLREETLIGIAAAGGGRYARADDTAALDELLRAVARPETVREAVADAPSPRRDPGPVLALTALLLLCAESLFDMRPFRPRTRGEGKRG, translated from the coding sequence ATGATCTTCGCGAGCCCCATCTTCCTTCAGATCGGCGCGGGGATCGTGGTTCTCGTGGTCCTCGGGCTCGTGAGCTACGCGCGGCGGCGTAGGAAACTCGGCGACTTCCTGGGCGGACGGCGCGCCGGCGTGCGCCTCGTGGCGTCCGATCTCAATCGGGTTCCTTGGGCGCGTATCATCCTTCTCGTCTTGGCCGCGGGAGGGACAGCTCTCGCCGCCGCCGAGCCGCGCTGGGTCGTCCCCGAGCCCGATGCGGTCGAGCCGGCGCCGATTCGAGAGACGATCGTCGCCATCGACGTCTCCGCGTCCATGCAGGCCGCCGACGGGGCGGCGGAGTCGTCGCGGCTCGCCGGCGCCGTGGGAATGACCGAGACCCTCCTGGACCTCCTTCCCGATCACCGGGTCGGACTCCTTCTTTTTGCCGGGCAGGGATACCCATTGGCCCCCCCAACGGAGGATCACGAGGCGCTCCGGTACCTCCTCTCCGGCGTCGTGCCGACGATCGCGAGCGCGCATGACCCGGGCACCCTTCATTCCATCGCGATCGCGGAGGCCGAGGCGCTTTTCGGTTCCGCCGACGGGCTCGCGACCGATCGGGCCATCGTGGTGATCGGGGACGGAGAGGCCGGAGAGACCGAAGGTGCGGCGCTTGCGGCGGTACGCGCCACGGCCGAGCGAGGCGTGCGGATCCATGCCGTGGGAGTGGGTACGGTGGAGGGCGCTGGAGTCGTCATGCCGGCAGCCCCTTACCAGTTGGGGGGAGTGGTCGTGGACGAAAACCGGCGTCCCGTGGTCTCCCGGCTCCGCGAAGAGACGCTCATCGGAATCGCGGCGGCGGGAGGGGGGCGCTACGCGCGGGCGGACGACACCGCCGCCCTGGACGAGCTTCTTCGTGCGGTGGCGCGTCCTGAAACCGTGCGGGAAGCGGTGGCCGACGCTCCGTCTCCCCGCCGCGACCCCGGACCGGTCCTCGCCCTCACGGCCCTCCTCCTCCTGTGCGCGGAGAGTCTCTTCGATATGCGGCCTTTCCGTCCCCGTACGCGTGGGGAAGGGAAGCGAGGATGA
- a CDS encoding DUF58 domain-containing protein produces MRFWPRRWLRKSEEPTLQADEDLLRRVRRLEFRTRTFVDSLFTGEYHSVFIGRGTEFSHVRGYQSGDDVRTIDWKVTARRGTPFVRRFVEERDLLVTLVVDVSASGRFAPGERSVAEVATEIVAALSFAAARNSDRLSLVLASDRVERIVPAGSGRRHSVKLISEHLSHHEEGRGTDLVPALDLVARARGGRALVFLVGDFILNEPLDAFENALGRAARAHDIVAVRIAGPAEAEELPALGWVEMTDPESGARTILNTGRRSVRRRYRDSVAGARDAVGEALVRAGAEVVEVDTSADALEVLARFLTRRRGAPR; encoded by the coding sequence GTGAGATTCTGGCCCCGGCGATGGCTCCGGAAGTCCGAGGAGCCGACACTCCAGGCGGATGAAGACCTCCTCCGCAGGGTGCGGCGGCTCGAGTTTCGCACGCGCACCTTCGTGGACTCCCTCTTCACCGGAGAGTACCACTCCGTATTCATTGGCCGGGGAACCGAGTTCTCTCACGTCCGTGGATACCAGTCCGGAGACGACGTGCGCACCATCGACTGGAAGGTGACGGCGCGGCGCGGCACCCCCTTCGTGCGCAGGTTCGTCGAGGAGCGGGACCTCCTGGTGACGCTGGTCGTGGACGTCTCCGCCTCGGGCCGTTTCGCCCCGGGGGAGCGTTCCGTTGCCGAAGTCGCGACCGAGATCGTGGCCGCCCTTTCTTTCGCGGCGGCCCGAAACAGCGACCGGCTCTCCCTCGTCCTCGCGAGCGACCGTGTGGAGCGGATCGTTCCCGCCGGATCCGGTCGAAGGCACTCGGTGAAGCTGATTTCCGAGCACCTCTCTCACCACGAGGAGGGGAGGGGGACCGATCTGGTGCCGGCATTGGACCTCGTGGCGCGCGCGCGCGGCGGACGCGCTCTCGTCTTCCTCGTCGGTGACTTCATCCTCAACGAGCCGCTCGATGCCTTCGAAAATGCGCTCGGCCGGGCCGCGAGGGCGCACGACATCGTCGCGGTGCGCATCGCCGGGCCGGCGGAGGCGGAGGAGCTCCCGGCGCTAGGCTGGGTGGAGATGACGGACCCGGAAAGCGGGGCGCGGACGATTCTGAACACTGGGCGGCGAAGCGTTCGGAGGCGGTACCGTGACTCCGTCGCGGGCGCGCGGGATGCGGTGGGGGAAGCACTCGTGCGCGCGGGCGCGGAGGTTGTAGAGGTGGACACGAGCGCCGATGCGCTCGAGGTGCTCGCGCGCTTCCTGACGCGCCGCCGCGGAGCCCCGCGATGA
- a CDS encoding lipopolysaccharide kinase InaA family protein, whose amino-acid sequence MRGPEPRDLVATLAPSEAALLKREPGTLVWRETRADGARVVAKLYRRRSRLTFLRSKVTRFRAEREFRRLRHLHRAGIPCTEPLGWAEGSSREHGFHELLLMREVPDAVPLDEVLREQGAAVQLAPLYRVVRRMHESGFCHQTLYAANVLLSRSAPPGAEFFLSDVPRSWTFPRSLVGTRLALWDLLDLEVTIGRAGGRVGPEALAAYGLDDATAERRAREIGRDSTTKWRRLLRDLAARGRWIGAWSAFWKGRGAVAESR is encoded by the coding sequence ATGCGCGGCCCCGAGCCCCGCGATCTCGTCGCCACGCTGGCGCCCTCCGAGGCGGCTCTCCTCAAGCGCGAGCCGGGGACGCTCGTCTGGCGTGAAACTCGCGCCGACGGCGCTCGCGTCGTCGCGAAGCTCTACCGCCGCCGCAGTCGGCTGACCTTCCTCCGGTCGAAGGTGACCCGCTTTCGGGCGGAACGGGAGTTTCGCCGACTGCGCCACCTGCATCGGGCGGGCATTCCCTGTACGGAGCCGCTCGGTTGGGCGGAGGGGTCGTCCAGGGAACACGGATTCCACGAGCTCCTTCTCATGCGGGAGGTCCCCGACGCGGTCCCGCTGGACGAGGTCCTGCGTGAGCAGGGCGCGGCCGTGCAGCTGGCCCCCCTGTACCGGGTCGTGCGGCGAATGCACGAGTCGGGGTTCTGTCATCAAACGCTCTATGCCGCAAATGTTCTCCTCAGCCGAAGCGCCCCGCCGGGCGCCGAGTTTTTTCTCTCCGACGTTCCCCGCTCCTGGACCTTTCCCAGGAGCCTCGTGGGGACCCGTCTTGCCCTCTGGGACCTCCTGGACCTCGAGGTCACGATCGGGCGGGCTGGGGGGCGCGTGGGCCCGGAGGCGTTGGCGGCGTACGGCCTGGACGACGCGACCGCCGAGCGGCGCGCTCGGGAGATCGGCCGCGACTCCACCACCAAATGGCGCCGCCTTCTCCGCGACCTGGCGGCGCGCGGGCGCTGGATCGGGGCCTGGAGCGCCTTCTGGAAAGGGCGCGGGGCGGTAGCCGAGTCCCGCTGA
- a CDS encoding methyltransferase domain-containing protein gives MASPDLVGALPRILDRMRCPHCSGALSVAGEALVCADCGTAFPVREGIPLLAVHGTAETWAADTSSYTSADYQRTYEDLGEASGYNEAYRRERTKRWSTEREYRILSTLLGTQPKSEVLLDLPSGGGRLSAALSSHTDLLVEADIGFGQLLYNRGNHSDREDRVWLTASAFHIPFRDAAMDGVVCCRLCHHLPTPEERERLVAELLRVARRFVIMTFFDRHSVKNLLRRARAPFNKKPPKMTMTVARVGELAAAGGAKLEAYPPLSHLFSGHRYALMVKR, from the coding sequence ATGGCCTCACCGGACCTCGTTGGCGCGCTTCCCCGGATCCTCGACCGGATGCGTTGCCCCCACTGCTCGGGAGCCCTTTCCGTGGCGGGTGAGGCGCTCGTCTGCGCGGACTGCGGCACCGCCTTTCCCGTTCGGGAGGGGATCCCCCTCCTTGCGGTGCATGGGACGGCCGAGACCTGGGCGGCGGACACCTCTTCCTACACGAGCGCCGACTACCAGCGAACATACGAAGACCTCGGCGAGGCCAGCGGATACAACGAGGCGTATCGGCGGGAGAGGACCAAGCGGTGGAGCACGGAGCGGGAATACCGGATCCTATCCACCTTGCTCGGGACGCAACCCAAGTCTGAGGTCCTCCTCGACCTCCCGAGCGGAGGGGGGCGACTGAGCGCGGCTCTCTCCTCCCACACCGACCTTCTCGTCGAGGCGGACATCGGCTTCGGACAGCTCCTCTACAACCGCGGAAACCACTCCGACCGCGAGGACCGGGTCTGGTTGACGGCGTCGGCGTTTCACATCCCCTTTCGCGATGCCGCCATGGACGGGGTCGTTTGCTGCCGTCTCTGCCACCATCTCCCGACACCGGAAGAAAGAGAGCGGCTCGTCGCCGAGCTCCTCCGAGTGGCCCGCCGCTTCGTGATCATGACTTTCTTCGATCGCCACTCGGTGAAAAATCTGCTTCGCCGGGCTCGGGCGCCCTTCAACAAGAAGCCACCCAAGATGACGATGACCGTCGCTCGCGTGGGCGAGCTGGCCGCGGCGGGCGGGGCGAAGTTGGAGGCGTATCCCCCTCTCTCGCACCTCTTCTCGGGGCATCGGTATGCCCTGATGGTCAAGCGTTGA